A genomic region of Oscillospiraceae bacterium contains the following coding sequences:
- a CDS encoding IS3 family transposase encodes MKAEFVYFRRFDTLDQLQRELADYVHWFNNIRLHGTLGYLSPVEFKRSCTL; translated from the coding sequence ATCAAAGCGGAGTTCGTTTATTTCCGCCGTTTTGACACGCTGGATCAACTACAGCGGGAGTTGGCAGACTATGTGCACTGGTTCAATAACATTCGGCTGCATGGTACGCTCGGATATCTTTCACCGGTGGAGTTCAAGAGATCATGTACCTTATAA
- a CDS encoding LysM domain-containing protein, translated as MNYDDKHTPAIYPLTKNKFSLLPKCDGQLYTVKAGDTLFSISRNFGMTIDEILAANPQIKKRSIIYIGQFICIPSATPNPIPDCDLRILTLKFLTEDGRILPEVNGTVALAAGVIVRITLNRPISQAFFFLEPTGTETCELAHLIGIDCPSAVTGVAEIQWQVPSGTLGRVFVVACLNNCCTKSEEILVIRDT; from the coding sequence TTGAATTATGACGACAAGCATACACCTGCGATTTATCCATTAACAAAAAACAAATTCTCACTTCTGCCAAAATGTGACGGTCAACTTTATACCGTAAAAGCAGGTGATACACTCTTCAGTATTTCGCGCAATTTCGGAATGACAATTGATGAGATTCTTGCTGCGAACCCCCAGATCAAAAAGAGAAGCATTATTTATATTGGTCAGTTTATATGTATCCCTTCCGCGACACCGAACCCCATACCTGATTGTGATCTCCGCATATTAACATTGAAATTTTTAACTGAGGACGGCCGGATATTACCCGAAGTGAATGGGACGGTTGCTCTTGCTGCCGGTGTCATTGTTCGGATAACTTTGAATCGTCCTATTTCTCAGGCTTTCTTTTTCCTTGAACCTACCGGCACGGAAACTTGTGAACTCGCCCACTTAATCGGTATTGATTGTCCCAGCGCCGTCACAGGCGTTGCTGAGATTCAATGGCAGGTACCGTCGGGCACTCTGGGGCGTGTTTTCGTTGTCGCATGCCTCAATAACTGCTGCACGAAATCAGAAGAGATCTTGGTTATCAGAGACACTTGA
- the corA gene encoding magnesium/cobalt transporter CorA — translation MIYTFGYTNEIEWLEGVPVERLMENDIRWYWVDFECANQEEIKILSDRFHFNALAIEDCVERLERPKVDFYDTYYFFVLHALNPETMKPIELDLFVGSKYIISFHLSELPEINCIRRKISESVLAKEEGCNFIAYLIFDKIVDQYFPLAFQIEDTLNDVDIEINSQKIHDVIDQVFSIRTDLLVLRHTVNSMKELLYRILNSEHLENFRTNKQHFNDIYDHLLKLSDIVEINREVTSDIRDNYLSINSHRMNKIMTTLTIISSIFIPLTFIVGIYGMNFDYMPELRWRYGYFMILGVLAAVIISMVLWFIRKGWINKRK, via the coding sequence TTGATTTATACCTTCGGTTATACAAACGAAATAGAGTGGCTTGAGGGCGTTCCGGTTGAACGATTGATGGAGAACGACATCCGGTGGTACTGGGTCGATTTTGAATGCGCAAATCAAGAAGAAATCAAGATATTAAGCGATCGGTTTCATTTTAACGCCTTGGCAATCGAAGATTGTGTTGAACGCCTCGAGAGGCCTAAAGTCGATTTTTATGATACCTACTATTTTTTTGTTTTACATGCATTGAATCCGGAAACGATGAAACCGATAGAACTGGACTTATTTGTCGGATCCAAATATATCATTTCCTTCCATTTGTCAGAGCTGCCCGAGATCAACTGCATCCGACGGAAAATTTCGGAAAGCGTTTTGGCCAAAGAAGAAGGCTGCAATTTTATCGCCTATTTGATTTTTGATAAAATCGTCGATCAATATTTCCCGTTGGCGTTTCAAATAGAAGATACTTTAAATGATGTTGATATCGAAATAAACAGCCAAAAGATCCATGATGTAATCGATCAGGTGTTTTCAATCAGAACAGACCTTCTCGTTCTGCGCCATACCGTCAATTCAATGAAAGAACTGCTCTACCGGATTTTAAATTCGGAACACTTGGAAAACTTTCGAACCAATAAACAGCATTTTAATGATATCTATGACCACTTGCTGAAACTCTCGGATATCGTCGAAATCAATCGCGAAGTGACATCTGATATCAGAGATAATTATTTATCAATCAATTCCCATCGAATGAACAAAATTATGACTACCCTGACCATCATCAGTTCTATTTTTATCCCATTGACTTTTATCGTTGGGATTTACGGTATGAACTTCGATTATATGCCGGAACTGCGCTGGCGATACGGCTATTTTATGATACTCGGAGTTTTGGCGGCCGTCATCATTTCAATGGTTTTGTGGTTTATTCGAAAAGGTTGGATTAATAAACGGAAATAA
- a CDS encoding amidohydrolase produces MLLITNAKLLTMAARSYENGCVLIENGKIIKVAETIDKTENGDDTVIDAKGCWALPGIIEAHCHIGITEEKKGKEGDDCNEITKPITPYLKALDAINPMDAAFHSAIKAGITSVMVGPGSSNVIGDQFVFIKTDGRVLDEMVVLEPAAMKVAFGENPKKSYGNNNMMPATRMAIGAMLREELFEAKKYIDEKQSTQDSKKSFDEDFRKECWIQVFKKQIPLKAHVHRTDDILTAIRIAKQFDLDMTLDHCTEGHLIAEEIKKSGFPAIVGPDLASRNKSEVQYMDFKTAGILAKAGVKVALTTDHPVSLIQYLPICAGLAAKEGLGIDEALRAITINAAEICKVSNRVGSIEVGKDADIVIYDGNPLEVFTNCLYTIINGKIVYQSDKVSSY; encoded by the coding sequence ATTTTGTTGATCACCAATGCTAAGCTGCTGACGATGGCAGCCCGGAGTTATGAGAACGGATGCGTTTTAATAGAGAACGGAAAAATCATAAAAGTCGCCGAAACGATCGATAAAACCGAAAACGGCGACGACACCGTGATCGACGCAAAAGGATGCTGGGCGCTGCCCGGTATTATCGAAGCGCATTGCCATATCGGAATTACGGAGGAGAAAAAGGGCAAGGAAGGCGACGACTGCAACGAGATCACCAAACCGATCACACCCTATCTGAAAGCGCTTGACGCCATCAACCCGATGGATGCCGCTTTTCACAGCGCAATCAAAGCGGGGATCACCTCCGTTATGGTCGGGCCGGGCAGTTCAAACGTGATCGGCGATCAATTTGTATTCATCAAGACAGACGGCAGAGTTCTCGACGAGATGGTAGTACTCGAACCCGCGGCCATGAAAGTCGCGTTCGGTGAAAATCCCAAAAAGAGTTACGGGAATAACAACATGATGCCAGCAACCAGAATGGCCATCGGCGCAATGCTCCGGGAAGAACTTTTCGAAGCCAAAAAGTATATCGACGAAAAGCAGTCCACGCAGGATTCGAAAAAAAGTTTTGACGAGGATTTTCGCAAAGAATGCTGGATTCAAGTCTTTAAAAAGCAAATCCCCTTAAAAGCGCATGTTCACCGCACCGATGATATCTTAACCGCAATTCGCATCGCAAAGCAGTTTGATCTGGATATGACTCTGGATCATTGTACGGAGGGACACCTGATCGCAGAAGAGATTAAGAAATCGGGCTTTCCGGCGATTGTGGGTCCGGATCTGGCGTCCCGAAATAAAAGCGAAGTGCAGTATATGGACTTTAAAACCGCCGGAATTTTGGCAAAAGCCGGCGTAAAAGTCGCGCTGACCACTGACCATCCGGTCTCGCTGATTCAATATCTGCCTATCTGCGCCGGACTTGCGGCCAAAGAGGGTCTCGGTATTGATGAAGCGCTCAGAGCCATTACCATCAACGCAGCCGAAATCTGCAAGGTCTCAAACCGCGTCGGCAGCATCGAAGTCGGAAAAGACGCCGATATCGTCATCTATGACGGAAACCCGCTCGAGGTCTTCACGAATTGCCTTTATACCATTATCAACGGCAAAATCGTCTATCAGTCGGATAAAGTCTCGTCATATTGA
- a CDS encoding YjzC family protein has translation MAKSIKPGTDNQEPGKYIEVGPNGEIVDNPRMVHINRGDRLPPTQASGNQWLKVE, from the coding sequence ATGGCAAAATCAATCAAACCCGGAACCGATAACCAAGAACCCGGCAAATATATTGAGGTTGGCCCCAACGGTGAAATCGTGGATAATCCCCGTATGGTTCATATCAATCGCGGCGACCGACTCCCACCGACTCAGGCATCGGGAAACCAATGGCTTAAAGTCGAATAA
- a CDS encoding MarR family transcriptional regulator, giving the protein MEKETNLFLLQLFYQCFHKIHMSQKYPGQGWLMILLRERGTLTQRELIEITGRRSATLSEQLDSMDKAGLITRGKNEEDRRNIDVTLTLLGRETAKDVEKARQELSDKLFDKLDEVEKRQLDIILKKLLSTFES; this is encoded by the coding sequence ATGGAGAAAGAGACGAACCTTTTTTTGCTGCAGCTGTTTTATCAGTGTTTTCATAAGATCCATATGTCGCAAAAATATCCCGGTCAGGGATGGCTGATGATCTTACTTCGGGAAAGGGGAACACTCACTCAGCGGGAGCTGATCGAGATCACCGGGCGCCGATCGGCGACGCTCAGCGAACAATTAGACAGTATGGACAAAGCCGGACTGATCACCCGCGGCAAGAATGAGGAAGATCGCCGGAATATCGATGTCACCTTAACGCTCCTAGGCCGGGAAACCGCCAAAGACGTCGAAAAAGCCCGTCAGGAATTGTCTGACAAGTTGTTTGATAAATTAGACGAAGTAGAAAAGCGGCAGTTGGACATCATCCTGAAAAAGCTTTTAAGTACCTTCGAATCATAA
- a CDS encoding ABC transporter ATP-binding protein: MKLILKYITRHIWIFLVSMLFLIVEAAADLLQPTFMAHIVDDGVKGADVGTILRYGSIMLSIAIIGALGAVVRNQFASVTSQTISKELRSDMYRKVQSLSLENIDHLQPASIITRITNDVTQVQDFINGIMRIMIKAPITCIGAIVLIIVQTPKQLPMIAVILVIASLFIAANMKLGYPRFGVLQKKLDQLNNVSREFLSSIRVVKAFNAEHQEEEKFETASSNLADAGVSAMRVVAVFSPLINLTVNFGIVVLLWVSQNQESSQIGRLMASVNYMTQILFALGMVATILNVAVRAMASSSRISEILNETPAQNVAENPLESEISGQVDFEDVSFTYAGAGRESLTHVTFSSKPGETIGIIGPTGSGKTTLVNLVPRFYDATEGRVLVDGQDVTQFDEKALRNSVSIVPQKALLFSGTIRENLRWGREQASEEEVMQAAAIACADSFITASENGYDTQLGQGGVNLSGGQKQRLALARALVRNPRILILDDCTSALDAETEAAVLNGLKQCIKSMTVLLISQRISTVMRADKILCLENGTVQGFGTHAELIDACLTYQAIYASQIGGDRFEK, encoded by the coding sequence GTGAAACTCATATTGAAATACATAACAAGACATATTTGGATTTTTCTTGTCTCTATGTTGTTTTTAATCGTGGAAGCAGCAGCAGACCTTCTTCAGCCCACGTTTATGGCGCATATCGTTGATGACGGCGTCAAAGGAGCAGATGTCGGAACCATTTTGCGATATGGCTCAATTATGCTGTCTATCGCAATTATCGGAGCGCTCGGCGCGGTAGTACGTAACCAGTTTGCAAGCGTGACTTCTCAAACCATCTCAAAAGAATTGCGCAGCGATATGTACCGCAAGGTGCAGTCGCTTTCTCTCGAAAACATCGATCATCTCCAACCGGCGTCGATCATCACGCGCATCACAAACGATGTCACACAGGTGCAGGATTTTATCAACGGCATTATGCGAATCATGATAAAAGCGCCGATCACCTGTATCGGAGCGATCGTGCTGATTATCGTTCAAACACCCAAACAGCTCCCGATGATCGCTGTGATTCTTGTGATTGCTTCGCTGTTTATTGCTGCCAACATGAAGTTGGGTTATCCCAGATTCGGAGTGCTCCAAAAAAAGCTCGATCAGTTAAATAACGTCAGCCGTGAATTCTTATCGTCAATCCGCGTTGTCAAGGCGTTCAATGCAGAACATCAGGAAGAGGAAAAATTCGAAACGGCTTCAAGTAATCTGGCGGATGCAGGTGTTTCCGCTATGCGGGTCGTGGCCGTATTTTCGCCGCTCATCAATTTGACGGTCAATTTCGGAATTGTCGTACTGCTCTGGGTTTCGCAGAATCAAGAGAGCTCTCAGATCGGCCGACTGATGGCTTCTGTCAACTATATGACGCAGATCCTTTTTGCTCTCGGTATGGTCGCGACTATTTTAAATGTGGCGGTCAGAGCGATGGCGTCCTCCTCCAGAATCAGCGAAATTTTAAACGAGACTCCGGCGCAAAACGTGGCCGAAAATCCGTTGGAATCCGAAATATCGGGTCAAGTCGATTTCGAAGATGTCTCTTTTACCTATGCGGGCGCAGGCCGGGAGTCTCTTACACATGTGACCTTCTCGTCTAAACCGGGCGAGACCATCGGCATCATCGGCCCCACCGGCTCGGGAAAGACAACGCTTGTCAATCTCGTTCCGCGTTTTTATGACGCAACCGAGGGTCGGGTTCTTGTCGACGGGCAGGACGTCACGCAGTTCGACGAAAAAGCGCTGCGAAACTCGGTTTCCATCGTCCCGCAAAAAGCGCTCCTTTTTTCCGGAACCATTCGCGAAAATCTGCGTTGGGGACGGGAGCAGGCAAGCGAAGAGGAAGTCATGCAAGCAGCCGCAATCGCCTGCGCCGACTCTTTTATCACAGCATCGGAGAATGGATATGATACTCAGCTCGGACAGGGCGGCGTAAACCTCTCCGGCGGTCAGAAACAGCGGCTTGCGCTCGCAAGAGCGCTGGTGCGCAATCCCAGAATCCTGATTCTCGATGACTGCACCAGTGCGTTGGACGCCGAGACCGAAGCCGCGGTGCTGAACGGCCTCAAACAGTGCATCAAGAGCATGACCGTTCTGCTCATCAGTCAAAGAATTTCCACTGTAATGCGCGCGGATAAAATTCTATGTTTAGAAAACGGCACGGTGCAGGGGTTCGGTACACACGCGGAGTTAATAGACGCTTGTCTTACATATCAGGCAATTTACGCATCACAGATAGGAGGTGATAGGTTTGAAAAATAA
- a CDS encoding ABC transporter ATP-binding protein, which translates to MADRTPPPAGMGGSFGPPNRGQPVVKPKNMRGTLSRLWSLTDKNRKGLGWILLLSTLTSASAILSPLVIGNAVTAVDEGNPAKIILFTLIALYLCDSLVRFLQQFFMASIGQRIIHHIRVTLFSTMKKLPLSFFDRCQHGELMSRLTNDVDNISNTISNSLTQLLTFLFTIVGILCIMLSLSPLLTTVSLVGVGLIFLMTRVITKRTRKLFAEQQKALGKLNGQVEESVSGLSVVKAFCREDKMISEFDESNEALCKVATRALIWSGFLMPIMNVINNLSFVAISVISGIMAIRGTIDIGMISSFLLYSRQFSRPFVEIANIYNNFQTAVAGAERVFEIMDEQPEPEDIPDALPLVAPKGDIELQNVDFGYDKERPILKDVSLKIPAGTKAAIVGPTGAGKTTIINLLTRFYDVTGGKILLDGHDLRDYKMEDLRRSFGVVLQDTALFAESVRSNISYGRDDVSMADIEKAAKIAGADGFIRRLPEGYNTVLTQGGIELSQGERQLLTIARAVLTNAPILILDEATSSVDTVTEQKIRRAMLTITEGRTSFIIAHRLTTIRDSDIIILIEGGRIAEQGTHRELMAQNGQYASMCRTQMGEA; encoded by the coding sequence ATGGCTGATAGAACACCTCCTCCCGCCGGGATGGGCGGCAGCTTCGGGCCGCCGAACCGCGGACAGCCGGTCGTGAAACCGAAAAATATGCGCGGGACGCTCTCCCGTCTCTGGTCACTGACGGATAAAAACCGTAAAGGTCTCGGTTGGATTTTACTTCTTTCGACCTTGACTTCGGCGTCAGCAATCTTATCGCCGCTGGTCATCGGCAACGCCGTAACAGCGGTTGACGAGGGCAACCCCGCCAAAATCATTCTGTTCACCCTGATTGCGCTCTATCTCTGCGACAGCCTTGTGCGCTTCTTGCAGCAGTTCTTCATGGCGTCCATCGGCCAGCGGATCATTCATCATATCCGTGTCACGCTGTTTAGCACAATGAAAAAGCTGCCGCTATCTTTCTTTGACCGCTGCCAGCATGGGGAACTCATGAGCCGCCTGACCAACGACGTGGATAACATCAGCAACACAATCTCCAACTCGTTGACACAGCTTTTAACCTTCTTGTTCACCATCGTCGGCATTCTCTGCATCATGCTCTCGCTGAGCCCGCTGCTGACCACCGTATCGCTGGTCGGCGTAGGACTCATCTTCCTCATGACGCGTGTGATTACAAAACGCACGCGCAAGCTGTTTGCCGAACAGCAAAAAGCCCTAGGAAAACTCAACGGACAAGTTGAAGAGAGCGTCTCGGGTCTCAGCGTTGTAAAGGCCTTTTGCCGGGAAGACAAAATGATATCGGAATTCGACGAGAGCAACGAGGCGCTTTGCAAAGTCGCGACCCGTGCGCTCATCTGGTCGGGTTTTCTGATGCCGATCATGAACGTGATCAACAACCTGAGTTTTGTGGCGATTTCAGTTATCAGTGGTATCATGGCGATACGCGGGACCATCGACATCGGTATGATCTCGAGCTTTCTGCTCTATTCAAGGCAGTTCTCCCGCCCGTTTGTCGAGATTGCAAATATCTATAATAACTTCCAAACTGCCGTCGCGGGCGCGGAGCGCGTCTTCGAGATCATGGACGAGCAACCTGAGCCGGAAGATATCCCGGATGCTTTGCCGCTCGTCGCTCCCAAAGGCGATATTGAACTGCAAAACGTCGATTTCGGATATGATAAAGAACGTCCGATCCTGAAAGATGTCTCTTTGAAGATCCCGGCGGGCACCAAAGCCGCCATCGTCGGCCCGACCGGTGCCGGAAAGACTACGATCATCAACCTACTGACCCGTTTTTACGATGTGACCGGCGGAAAAATCCTGCTCGACGGCCACGACCTGCGGGATTATAAAATGGAGGATTTGCGACGTTCGTTCGGCGTGGTGCTTCAGGATACGGCGCTGTTTGCCGAATCGGTAAGAAGTAATATCAGCTACGGCAGAGATGACGTATCGATGGCGGATATTGAAAAAGCAGCGAAAATCGCGGGGGCTGACGGCTTTATCAGGAGGCTGCCCGAGGGCTATAACACCGTACTGACACAAGGCGGCATCGAACTGAGCCAGGGTGAACGGCAGCTTCTGACAATCGCCCGGGCCGTTCTGACCAATGCGCCGATTTTGATTTTAGACGAGGCGACCAGCTCCGTAGATACCGTGACCGAGCAAAAAATCCGCCGTGCCATGCTGACCATCACCGAGGGACGCACCTCGTTCATCATCGCCCACCGCTTGACCACCATCCGCGATTCGGACATCATAATCCTGATCGAGGGCGGCAGAATCGCGGAGCAGGGCACCCATCGGGAGTTGATGGCGCAAAACGGCCAGTACGCCTCGATGTGCCGCACTCAAATGGGCGAGGCCTGA